In Nicotiana tabacum cultivar K326 chromosome 21, ASM71507v2, whole genome shotgun sequence, one DNA window encodes the following:
- the LOC142175180 gene encoding serine/threonine-protein phosphatase 7 long form homolog, whose product MDVLPVHPGPFSDEILVLQSDHRPAYVWEGELVEQTLCVRRVDDVWDFMRERGFHSRVVQHQRDTGFYRIFEIGRLQLDWSSITALIERWRPETQTSHLPISEATIMLQDVQVLYGLPADGLAITLPQYMRSMTCVQYLDLLQHFTGFRSQGEAAASGGSRISVTAIR is encoded by the coding sequence ATGGACGTGCTGCCTGTGCATCCTGGACCTTTCTCGGATGAGATATTAGTGTTACAGAGCGATCATAGGCCCGCCTACGTATGGGAAGGAGAGCTAGTGGAGCAGACTCTCTGCGTCAGGAGAGTGGACGACGTGTGGGACTTTATGAGGGAGAGAGGTTTCCATTCCCGCGTAGTCCAGCACCAGCGTGATACGGGCTTCTATAGGATTTTTGAGATTGGGCGGCTGCAGCTCGACTGGTCTTCGATCACGGcgttgatagagcggtggcgaccggagacgcagaCTTCCCACCTGCCTATTAGTGAGGCCACCATCATGCTTCAGGATGTTCAGGTTTTATATGGGCTGCCTGCTGATGGACTAGCCATTACACTGCCTCAGTATATGAGATCTATGACGTGTGTCCAGTATTTGGACTTGCTACAGCATTTCACTGGTTTTAGGTCACAGGGTGAGGCTGCAGCTTCAGGGGGTAGTCGCATTTCTGTGACAGCTATTAGATAG